The Psychrobium sp. MM17-31 DNA window GATATACCTCTTGCTCACCAAAGTACTCATCGTAATGATCTTCGCCTTTGGGTAACGCAATATCGCTAATGGCCGTGGTTGGGCTTTTTATTTTAAATTTTTCTTTATAGAGGTAGTAACCATCGTGAATTTGCCAGCGAATGATTACTCGCTCTTGCTGCTGCGAAAAGCTAAAAATGAATGCTTGCTCTTGAGGAAGAAACTTCGGACCTTGCGAGAATAAATCAGTGAATGCGGTAGTTGCTTGGCTAACTTGAGCCGTAAATGTTAAAAATAGCAATGCCGTAGCAAGCAAAATGCGTTTGATCATGGGGTCGATGTTTCCTCAATACCTAAATAACTAAAGTTCAGTTATTAGCTAAAAAATGCGCCGTAATAGTAACTTATCTAGCGCTGGTTTGCTCGTGAATTATTGACCTTGGATTAGCGGTAATAATTCCATTGAATTGACATAAAATGACCCCATATCAAAAAATACAGTCCGTAAAAGGACACGTTAGTTAACAGTGAACCGAGGTGTAATGTGCTATTCATTCTATTTTTTATCTTTATCGTAATACCTGTAATTGAAATTACGGTATTGATTGAAGTTGGCGAACAGCTCGGCGCATTGACTACAGTAGCGCTTGTGATCCTGACAGCGGCGGTTGGTGCTTCGTTAGTACGTAGCCAAGGATTACAAACACTGCGCAGTGCACAGCAGAAAATGCAACTTGGCCAGCAGCCGGGACAAGAAATGATTGAAGGCATCATGCTAGCTATTGCTGGTGTAATGTTGGTAACTCCCGGTTTTGTCACCGATTTCCTTGGTCTTTTATTATTACTGCCTTTTACCCGACAGTTCTTTGCTAACAAACTACTAGAACGTATCATCATTAAAAATATGGCGCGCCAACAGCAACCCTTTAATGGTGGATTCGGCCAGCAACACAATCCAAATTCAGATGACGTGATAGACGGCGAATTTGTGAACAAAGATCACGATTTTCAACTAAAAAATCAAAATAAATCACCAGATCACAAAGACCAATAATTATTGTGGTAGCATCGACCGATTAGTTTTTTAGAACTACTTATTATCTTGTTGTAATACTTTATTATTATTTGTGTGATTTAATAGCCCATTATTGGTAGTCACACAGATAATGTATTTAAGCGGTTGGTGATATGAATAATTTATCGATAAAGCAAAAAATTATATTTCTCTTGGTGTTAGTGGTAACCGTTACCTCTATTTTCATCGGAGTTTTTAGTCAAAATACAGCGAAATCTATTATTGAGCAGCGCGTACTTAAAAACGAGCTGCCTAATATCATTAAGCAAATCAACCTCACCATCGATCGCCAAATCTCCATCATGCTCGCGGTATCCAAGCAGGTGGCCAACGACGAGTTTATTCTAGAGTGGAATACCGGAGACAAATCTGCCGTTGGTGAACAACGACTATTACAAAAACTCGGCCGTATTCAACGTGACTACGATCTGAGTAATGTTTCTTTTGCTAACCGTCAAACAGCCGATTACTGGAATCAAGACGGTTTCTTACGTCGCTTGCAGGACGACAATGTCGATGGCTGGTTTTACCGCTATGTCGAAAGTGGCCAAGAGAGCATGGTGAGTATTTATGCTTATCCTGATAGCGAACGTGTTGATTTATTCGTTAATCATCAACAACCTAATGGCACTGGTCTTAGTGGCGTATCACGTTCATTTGCCGATGTGGTAAATCTTCTCAACGGCTTTAAATTAGAAAAATCTGGCTTTGTTTATCTTGTTGATGACAAAGGTAGCGTGCAATTACATCGCGACCGCAGCTTATTGGGCAAAGCTTCACTGTCATCGCTTTACAACAACGACACTGCTAATCAACTGCTTAATAAAACCGAATTCAATTTAACGCATACCGACATCGACGGCGAAGATTACATCGTAGTAAGTAGCTTTATCCCAAGCATGAAGTGGTATGTAGTGGCACAAGTGCCAGCGCAAGAAATGTTTGCATCACTTAACAAAGCGACACTAAGCATCTTTATGTGGGTTATTATCGCGACAATTTTAGCGACGATATTCGCCTACTTTATCGCTAATAGCTTGAGCAAGCCTATTTTGAGTATGGCCAAAATGTTCTCTGATCTCGGCCAAGGCGATGCCGATGTTTCTATTCGTATGCCAGAACAAGGACAAAAAGAGCTAGTAGCAGTAGCGCGTGGTTATAATGCGTTTGCCAACAATCTGCAAAATGCCTTTGTCGAAATCGCTCGCAATAGCCATCAACTAAAAGACTACGTAGTGTCTTTACGTCACCAAGCGCAAGAAACGTCGCTAAATGCCGCCGATAATAACGTGCAAGTGCAAGAAGTGTCACAAGCTATTGTTCAAATCGACAATATGCTGGTTGATGTAGCGGGAAGTGCCTCTCAAGCGTTGGAAACTTCAAAAGTAATCGCTGAAAACGATGAGGCGATGAGTGAATTAGTGTCGCAAACACACCGCGAACTGTCAGATTTATCGTCGAAAATCGGCGATGTTGCTGGTGTTATTACCAATTTGACTGGCCGCACCGAAACTATTGCCAATGCATTAGGCGTAATCAAAAGTATTTCTGACCAAACAAACTTACTCGCACTTAATGCAGCTATTGAAGCGGCGCGCGCTGGTGAACATGGTCGTGGCTTCTCGGTTGTTGCCGATGAAGTACGAAATTTGGCCTCGAAAACCACTGAATCGACGGACGAAATTCAAAACATTATGGACGATTTGCAGCGCAGCTCGAAACTTGCGGTTACTGAAATTGAAGCCATTATTGGTCAGTC harbors:
- a CDS encoding methyl-accepting chemotaxis protein produces the protein MNNLSIKQKIIFLLVLVVTVTSIFIGVFSQNTAKSIIEQRVLKNELPNIIKQINLTIDRQISIMLAVSKQVANDEFILEWNTGDKSAVGEQRLLQKLGRIQRDYDLSNVSFANRQTADYWNQDGFLRRLQDDNVDGWFYRYVESGQESMVSIYAYPDSERVDLFVNHQQPNGTGLSGVSRSFADVVNLLNGFKLEKSGFVYLVDDKGSVQLHRDRSLLGKASLSSLYNNDTANQLLNKTEFNLTHTDIDGEDYIVVSSFIPSMKWYVVAQVPAQEMFASLNKATLSIFMWVIIATILATIFAYFIANSLSKPILSMAKMFSDLGQGDADVSIRMPEQGQKELVAVARGYNAFANNLQNAFVEIARNSHQLKDYVVSLRHQAQETSLNAADNNVQVQEVSQAIVQIDNMLVDVAGSASQALETSKVIAENDEAMSELVSQTHRELSDLSSKIGDVAGVITNLTGRTETIANALGVIKSISDQTNLLALNAAIEAARAGEHGRGFSVVADEVRNLASKTTESTDEIQNIMDDLQRSSKLAVTEIEAIIGQSSAASDAFSSAQEVLLANKDHVESVYETNKSVAGATEEQSASVAQISSSMATMQQGTQQQNQSIEQIANDATNIDDLAANLDKLVAQFEKK
- a CDS encoding FxsA family protein translates to MLFILFFIFIVIPVIEITVLIEVGEQLGALTTVALVILTAAVGASLVRSQGLQTLRSAQQKMQLGQQPGQEMIEGIMLAIAGVMLVTPGFVTDFLGLLLLLPFTRQFFANKLLERIIIKNMARQQQPFNGGFGQQHNPNSDDVIDGEFVNKDHDFQLKNQNKSPDHKDQ